The Ignicoccus islandicus DSM 13165 sequence CTTAAGGCTCCTACCAAGCTCCTTCACGAAACCTTCGTCTTCCTTCATCAACGTTTGGAATACCAAAGGTACAGCTACTACGTACGTGGACGGGAACTTCCTCGATAACTCCTTTATCTTGTCAATGTTAAATCTCTTTAATAGAATTGCTGTTCCGCCGCTCACGAGCGCGGTCATTAAGGCTGCGTCCAAACCCAGTACGTGGGTCAATGGAATAGTAACTAGGCTCACGTCGCTCCCTTCAATCCCCTCAGCTTGAACTAAGGGCATTATCGCGCCAGTGAACGACCTATGGGTGTGTATTACTTGCATGGTCCTTCCAGCTATTCCAGCATAATAGAATATTCTCGCATCGTCCTCGTAATTCACTTCTACTTCGTGTGAACCGGAAGCGTTCTTGAGGTCCTCTTCGTTCACCACTGGGTAATTACTAAGCGTGGCTCCTTCTCTTTCTATAACTTCCTTATCGGCAATTACTACCTTCGGTTTCGAGTCCTCGAGTTGCATCTCCAGGTCTTCCTTCTGCGTTAAAGCGTCTACTATGACTACTCTAGCCCCAGCGTAGAGGCTACCCAGCAAAGCGGTTACGAATTCGGGTCGGTTAAACATTATTAGGAAGGTAGTATCTCCCTTGTTCACTCCGTTTTCCTTCAATAAGGACGCAACCGCCTTACTTTTGTCTATTAGCTCCTTATACGTCATTTGAGTACCATCTTCGTACACCAGCGCTACTTTTTCTGGTTCGGCGTTGGCAGCTTTTTCTATTAATTTATGAACAGGTAATCCGGGGTCCTTGTATTCCATGGCTCTTCGAGCATTCTGAGACATATGCGATATATATCTTCGTATAGCGTCGCGTTCGTATTGCCTTTCCTCTCGCACGAAAAGAGGAATGCCTCGAGGATATCAAATGGTGAGCACTTTGATATCAAGTCTGTTAAGGAATGGTAGTAGCGGTTTGGAGCGCCGCCGGGATTCGAACCCGGGACCTCCGCCTTACCAGGGCGAAGTCATAGCTAATAGGATCCTTACCTTTTACTTGCTAGGTTGTTTGTTGACGCAATCTGATTATTTTACTAAAGCTGTTATATTTTGGTAACGAAGGTGTTCACAGTGGCACTTGAAGTGTCGTTTAGACAGTTGGTGAAAAGCGTCCCGTCTACCACATATGCCACACACGGTCTTTACATGCATCCTGCTAAATTCATCCCACACGTCGTTAGATTCGCGCTAGAGAAATATTCCAAAGAGGGCGATACTGTTTTCGATCCCTTCGCCGGACACGGGACGGTTGGTATTGAAGCGAAGATTCTGAACAGAAACGCAGTTCTCTGGGATCTAAACCCTATGTCTAGGGTTTTAGCTCTAGCATCAATGTATGACGGCGAGCTTAGGAAGAGCGATTTCATCTTAAAGGACGATTCTGGTTGCGAATTTGTTCCTAGTTGGAGCAACATTGATTATTGGTATCCTGAGGAATTCTTAAACTATTTGAGTAAACTGTGGGGCTTTTGGCACTATAATATATACGAAAGATACAAAGATAGGAACCTTGAGGCTAAGGCCTTCGTTCTGTCTATACCTCTCTTCAAAATTACGAGGTACTTCAGTTGGGCTGATGAAAAAATCGCTAAAACATATCGATCAAAGTATGCTAAAAGGAAAGTTGAAAGCTTATTGAAAGGAAATTGGAAAGCCGTGCTCTGGAATATGTACTGGAAAAACGTTAATGTGGTAATTAGGAAAGTATCCGAGTTCAAAAGGTATCGCCCGCATAAGATCGATGTGGTAATTAAGACCAGTTGGAAGAATAACGACAAACTTGCAATATTTGATAGTATTGTAAACAAGGTGGATAGGCACATTGACTTACTAATAACTTCACCACCTTATCTGCAAGCACAAGAGTACATTAGGAGTTTTAAGCTCGAACTCGCCTGGCTCGGATACAATGATAGGGATCTCAGAGAGTTATCGTCCAGGGAAATACCGTATAACAATCCTCCAGAGACAAATATCCGAAGCAACACTTACTGGAGCGTGAGAGAAATAATAGAGGGTTATAATAATAAGAAGTTATTGAAACTCTACGACGCATACTTCAAGTCCATCTTGGGCTTCTTTGAGAGAAACCAGGACGTGGTCGATACTATGGCAATATTCGTTGGGCCGGTAAAGGTTAGGACTTTGCGCGTTCCAATTGATGAGATAATCCGGGAGCATATGGAGGCTCACGGATGGAGACATGTAGCCACATATATTGATACAATAAAGTCGAGAAGGTTGTTTGAATCCAGAATTAACCCCGCTACTGGTATACTGGACGAGAGGACGCCTACCGAGCATTTATTGGTTATTACCAAATAAAGGAAGGTATGAAGAGGGTTAGTATAATGTCTAGGCCATTGCTGTTGCTTTATATAACTCCCCAAAACTTGTTCAAGACGAACAAGATATTAGAGATGCAATGGTCTGCAACTAAAACACTAACTCCATGTATAATGAAAATATTATATGAAGGAGACATTGATAAACGCCTTCATATATTCGATGAAATATTTACTGGACTCAAGAATCTAGAAGACATAGATGAGAATGATGTGTTAGGTAGAGTATCTATTTCTTGGTATTATATCACAAAGCTCCTTCATCAGTCAATAGGACCTAGACTCGGGAAATTTACAGAGAAGATAATCCAACATTGGATCAATACTAATGGTATCTTTGAGGTATTAGGCACTGACGTCCCTTTGGGATCAATTCTTCGTGAATACTTCAAAGTAAGATATAATTCTCGGAAAAAGATTGATTTTGTAATTCGTAGGAGATCTAATATGAGCTATAAGAAGGAATGGAACTTCATAGAATTAAGAACTAGTGAGCATACTGGGGGGAGAACAGCTCAGTTATCCTTATTGGATAAGTTCAATGATCTACTACGCCTTTTAGAGATAGATGGGTACTATACCAAGATAATCAATGTTGCCGAGTCGATCTATATGGATATTGCAATATTATTTTCGGAGCAACATGAACTTTTAAATAATTATAACTTTAGTAAGGGACGCCTAAGTTCTCTGATAAGTTACATTGTACAAGAGGATCAAATTTTGGGAAAAGTTGAAAAGCTTCTTAACAAAGGATTCGAGCTATTTGACAAATATTGTAAGGAACATGTAGATCGCGAATCCTTACAAACGGTACTTAATAAGGAGAGAGGATTCTGCTTAAAAGACGGCAAGATCAGTATCATTTTTAGAATACTGTTTGGAGACGAGTTTTTTAGATATTATACTGGCAAAACCATAAATCAACTTCTTAGTGAGGATCGGAATATAGCTGACGATCTTTGGTTCTATTTTGGCATTGTTCTAAACGAGTTAAAAGTCGCCAAAGTGTTTGGTAGAACAAATGTAAGGCTTATTTACGATATAATAAAAGAAAATGATATGGCTAAATCATTTAAAGACATTTATAATATTTGTACGGGCAAGCATAGTTCTCAATGTTCATTAGAGAAATATGTTCGTGAGGTAAATGATATTGTGCAACAGCTTGCGATTGGCCTATTGAATCACCTAGAACAAAAGAATCTTCCTCTAAGATTACTTGAGACGAACGATCATGTGAAAAATTGGATATATTTGAAAAGATTAGTCTATGCATCTCTCTCGTTGTATTTAACAAGGGATTTAGTGGGCGATACACACTTCAAACAATGTAAATGGAGTTAATACATGACTAATAAAAATAGGGATTCTATGATTATAAAGATTTCTATTTTAGTAGACATAAATTTAGTAGGGGTAGAAAGTTGGGTCTTTGTATTGAGATGAAGAGGTAAGTGTGTCCATTCATCTGGTGTTTAGACGCTATAATATATAAGAATACATAAGACACTCACACTACCAAGATAGTTAGTTTGTTTAGTACCATTGAGAATGTTTTTGCTGACTTCTATCCAAGCTTGTACTTGTATTATCTTGGAGAAGATACAAGACCTTTAGAATACGAGTTACATCCTAGTACTAAGCTTCTTGTTAGGAGAATTCTTGAGACTTATAGAATAACTCAAGTTAAGTGGGAAAATATTACTGGAGTACATTGGTTTTGGAGTTTGAATACTCTCCGCTTGGGGAGCCGATTGTGTCAGTAAGCATATTCGTATACAATGGTCCATTTGAAGGTGCTGATATAGAGGTTAACGTCCTACTATGGATTTATGATAATCAAGTTATCGAATCTCTCGAATCATCTTTAGTATCATTTTGGGTTATCCAACTTTAGATATGCTTTTGAGAAAAGTGGAGAGATATAAATAGATCTAAGATAAGGGTTTCTTGATTGAAAAGCCATTAGCAATTATCCAGAAGCTTTATCCGATATTTTGCGACTAGCCAAGATGGCTTGACTCCCTAATAAACAAAAATACTTTCTTATATTAGATACGATTAGTAGCCCGAAACCTCTGATAGGCGAATTTCACAGTTATACGATCATTATAGTCCTTATAGGAAAGATATTTTGGTGAACATGATTGTTGGAGAAAAAGGATATGAGGTTTATCTTCGGCCAAAGGGATAAAAGAAGTTGCGGAGATAATTATGGGAAATAGTGTTATATTGAAACCTTTAAAGGGTGATAATACATTGGAGGATGCATTTAACTCGATGGTTGAGGACATATTGTGGCCTTATGTAATGAAAGCTTTAAAGAATACTCGTACTCTGATAAGAGCTACTACAGAGCACTTCTTTGTCGAGTAGATGAATAAATTGGTCTCATCTAGGAAATAGATATACAAGTTTGGAACCATGCATTTTACTTCAACCTTCATCTTGCCTAAGTCGTTAACAAGCTGACACCAAGGATCACCTTTGAGTTTTCTATGTTTTTATTCCTCTTTTCCTCTTACACTTCTTTGCTTTCGATTTTGAGATTACAATAAAAATAGGCATATATCTTTCAATGTACCTCATAGAACTTTATCGCAAAAATCATTTAGTTGTAGCAATGATGCCGAGAGGTTTGATGGTCTTATTTCTACTACGATCCACTAATAGGACTTCCGGTGTCAGACACGATCAAGATAATTTATGTCATTACCCCCTTTCATATCGGAGCCTAGCGCCAGCGTAGAGGCTACCGAGTAAGGCGGTTACGAACTCGGGTCTGCTGAACAATTATTAGAAACGTGGTGTCCCCTTTATTTACCCATTTCTCTCTAAGTAACAAGACCGCTGCCTTACTCTTCTCAATTAGCTCCTTATACGTCATCTGAGTACCGTCTTCGTACACCAGCGCTACTTTTTCTGGTTGGGCGTTGGCAGCTTTTTCTATTAATTTATGAACAGGTAATCCGGGGTCCTTGTATTCCATGGCTCTTCGAGCATTCTGAGACATATGCGATATATATTTTCACGTAGCTCAGCTCCCCATTACCTTACCCCACTCGATTCCAAGGACTCAAAGGTTCCCAAACCGCTTTGCTTTCAAAACACTGAAAGTTCGAAGGCGTCCTCGGAAGAAACACTCGAATCTAGCTTAAAGGGTCTTTGAGCCTCGCGAATACCGTCGGTCAGGAAACCTTTTTATTAGGACGTGATGATGGAGGGCTTAATTAGACCGTCTTGGATGTTAAGAACCGTTAACGGAACGACTCGAGGGTGAATGGTAACCGAGGTCATTACTAAAGAGGTAGGGTGGCAGGAGAATCAGAAGAGAGAGCATATTTCATTAATTAACACGTTGGGGTCCCATTATCTCCCGCTGCCTTCGTGAGTAGCTTTGAGGTCTTACGTGTATCTTTGAGTTTTCGGCTTCCCTTGACCTCGAAATTTGAACTTCTAGCGAAGTAATTCGCTACCCTTGCCGAGCTTATTTTCGGATAGATAAAGCCGGAGGTGGGGGAGCTTGTTTAGGTGGAGCCGCCGCCGGGATTCGAACCCGGGACCTCCGCCTTACCAGGGCGGCGCTCCACCAGGCTGAGCTACGGCGGCGCGCTCAAGGAATTCGACCCCACGTCCATTTAAAAACGTTTTGATTGCGTGTGAAGTAGGTGATGAGGAACCGTGTTTCAGCCGAACGGTGAAGAAGTCGGTCGTGCACCGAGCTTTCAAAATAACCTCTCCAGGTTGTGTGACGGGACGTAAAGACCATGAGGAAAGGTTTGTTGGTAGTAACCTTCTTAGGCGTAGTAGCCGGCATGACCCTCAGAACTGCCAGTGCCTTCAAAGAGGTTCAAAGCGGTTGGACCTTCATGGCGAGCTTAGCGATAGGATTTTCCGTAGGTAGAGCATTAGTTTCTTTCGTATCTAGTAAGGCCGCTAATAAGTATGGAAGTAAAGTAACCGCGTTGGGATTCCTCGCCCTAGCTTTCATTGGCCTAGCCTATGCCTTAGGTCCGGTCGAACTCTATCCATTACTTAGGGTACTTCACGGATTCTCCTCGGGCATAACTTGGCCGTCTATGCAATCCGTAGTTATGGGTACAGCTAGTAAAGAGGAGCGCGCCAAGGTTTCCTCGCTGTACTTCTTCATTGGTACTATAGGTATGAGCTTCGCCTATCTAATAGGAGGTGTCCTTAGTAGGGAATCGCTCCTAGTCTTTCCGTTAATACTTATAGGTCTATCAATATATCTATTTAGGGAATCTATAAAAATAGAATTATCTAAGATCAAATCGGAAAAAGGCCTATTCAACCCACCTTCTTCGACGCTTTTCCTTATGGCAATGGCAACGGGTATGCTCAACTTGTTGGTCAATAGCGAAGTAACCATCTCCCTACTTTACTTAATGTTCGGCAAGATCATGGCTGGAATCTTCTTGTCGTTGGCTTCCGCCATAGGTAGCGTTGTAAGTTACTTCCTAGGACGTAAGATGTTGGATCTCAAGCAATCCCCAGCTTCAATTGTAGTACCGGCCACTGCATCAATAGCTTCTTCCCAACCTCTATTAATAGTCCATGACCCATACGCGAAAGTTGCGTCGATAGCCCTTACTCAAGGAACGATAACTTGGTGGAGGGGCTTACTCGTGGCAGCCGCGAGGAGCGGTGACGTCGGCGCTAGGATAGGCCTAGTTAACATGGGAAGGGACTTGGGCAACGTAATTGCTGGCTTAATAGTAAGCGCGATCGGTCAGCCAGGCTTCGCGTTCGCTCTAGGCGTTAGCTACGTAGTTACGACCCTTTCAATGGTTCCCCTACTTTCCTTAAAACGGTCCAACAATTCTCGATCAAGTTATATAAATCTGCAAGATGCATGAGATCTGGAGAGTGTACCATGGGACTAAAGGCAGCGCTTTTTCCAGACAGAATGTATAAAGTGCGAGCAATGGTCATTAAAGAGAAAGCTGACAAGCTAGTTGAACTGCTAGGCGAACTCCAAAGCTTCGAACCCGCCGAACCCAAGGTACCTTTCGGCAGACCCATTGAATGGGCGCGCCACGATTTGCTCGTAATCTTGGAC is a genomic window containing:
- a CDS encoding class I adenylate-forming enzyme family protein, coding for MEYKDPGLPVHKLIEKAANAEPEKVALVYEDGTQMTYKELIDKSKAVASLLKENGVNKGDTTFLIMFNRPEFVTALLGSLYAGARVVIVDALTQKEDLEMQLEDSKPKVVIADKEVIEREGATLSNYPVVNEEDLKNASGSHEVEVNYEDDARIFYYAGIAGRTMQVIHTHRSFTGAIMPLVQAEGIEGSDVSLVTIPLTHVLGLDAALMTALVSGGTAILLKRFNIDKIKELSRKFPSTYVVAVPLVFQTLMKEDEGFVKELGRSLKWSMSGGAYLPPQDQQKWEELTGKPLLQVYGMTEAPQIFATTPQKHKIGSLGFPLPGVEALLVDPDTLQKVEDQGELLVRGPQVMKGYPDPQENEKAFVVVDGKKWLRTGDILSRDSEGFYYFKGVRKRMLKYKGYPIFPRDLELILQKHPCVEEVTVEGEPAGDVGQIPVAKVKLKEECKGKVSEEEIMNFVNSKVAAYKKVRKVVFT
- a CDS encoding DNA methyltransferase, which produces MALEVSFRQLVKSVPSTTYATHGLYMHPAKFIPHVVRFALEKYSKEGDTVFDPFAGHGTVGIEAKILNRNAVLWDLNPMSRVLALASMYDGELRKSDFILKDDSGCEFVPSWSNIDYWYPEEFLNYLSKLWGFWHYNIYERYKDRNLEAKAFVLSIPLFKITRYFSWADEKIAKTYRSKYAKRKVESLLKGNWKAVLWNMYWKNVNVVIRKVSEFKRYRPHKIDVVIKTSWKNNDKLAIFDSIVNKVDRHIDLLITSPPYLQAQEYIRSFKLELAWLGYNDRDLRELSSREIPYNNPPETNIRSNTYWSVREIIEGYNNKKLLKLYDAYFKSILGFFERNQDVVDTMAIFVGPVKVRTLRVPIDEIIREHMEAHGWRHVATYIDTIKSRRLFESRINPATGILDERTPTEHLLVITK
- a CDS encoding MFS transporter yields the protein MRKGLLVVTFLGVVAGMTLRTASAFKEVQSGWTFMASLAIGFSVGRALVSFVSSKAANKYGSKVTALGFLALAFIGLAYALGPVELYPLLRVLHGFSSGITWPSMQSVVMGTASKEERAKVSSLYFFIGTIGMSFAYLIGGVLSRESLLVFPLILIGLSIYLFRESIKIELSKIKSEKGLFNPPSSTLFLMAMATGMLNLLVNSEVTISLLYLMFGKIMAGIFLSLASAIGSVVSYFLGRKMLDLKQSPASIVVPATASIASSQPLLIVHDPYAKVASIALTQGTITWWRGLLVAAARSGDVGARIGLVNMGRDLGNVIAGLIVSAIGQPGFAFALGVSYVVTTLSMVPLLSLKRSNNSRSSYINLQDA